GCACTTAAACTTTATGAAGCACAACAATTTACCTCAGCCGCCCAACATTTTCAAGATTGCTTACAACAAAACCCCTTAGATCAAGTTGCACAAATTTATCTTAATCTTTGTCATTCAGAGTTGAAATTATCAACCATTTTTACAGAAGAAATTAAGTTATAAAAATTTTGCTTGTTATGTAAATATAGTAACTAACATTACGAATGTAAAAACTTGCATTGTTAATGCGATTGCTCACATCATGAATGCGATCGCTTGCATGATGAATGTGACAGTTTACATTGTGAATGTAACGACTCACATTCACAATATACCAGTTTGCAATCACACTGCACTCTTAAGTTTAAATATTATCCTACCTAAAAAATTCATTTTACTGATATTTTTTTAGTTGTAATGGGTACATTAAATATGTACTATACTACGGAAGCATAATGGCTACCCAAGACACTACACGTCGTTTGTCTCGTCAGACAATCATTCAAGACACCACTTCCTTACACGGTTTGCAAACAATTAACAACTATGCAACCACTCGTGCTGATGCCACAGAAGATTCTTTGCAGACAGCTTATCAAAAAATGTTAACGCTGCAACAAATCGAAAATGAGAAACTCGCTTTATACCGTGCGGCTACTGATGCTGCAAGATTAGCCGAGTGGGAATTTCACAATGCGGTATTAGCCATGAAAGAAGTTGTACGGGGACAATATGGTTCTGATAGTGATCAAGCCCAAGCCGTAGGATTCAAGAAAAAATCAGACCGTAAGCGTCCCAGTCGCAAAAAGTCAATAGCGATCGCTAGTTAATTAAATTACTTTCACAGTTTAAACTTGTCTAAATACTGTTTACTTTTGCATAGCATAACCATCTCGGTAAGCTAAAGTGCGGAAACTAGCCCACGCAAACGCTCCGCTTTGTATGTTAACAAAGCAGGGCGTAGCCTGGTAAATTTATCTTCAAGTTGAGCAACGCCCAATTTATTTCTTAAAATAGAGATAGGTAAAAGCGTAAGATTACCGAAAATTTAATTGTGACAACATCTGCTCAAATACTACCACTGGTTAAAGATCCAGAGCGTCTGGAAAGCCGACTAGCTGAAATTCCGCCGGAACCAGGAGTTTATTTTATGCGGGATGGCAGCGATCGCATTATATATATAGGTAAGTCACGGAAGTTGCGATCGCGTGTCCGTTCCTATTTTCGTGAAGGTTATACAAAAAGCGAACGCATCGCCACAATGGCGAGACAAGTAACAGAAATTGAATTTATTGTCACTGATACCGAAGCCGAAGCTTTGGCGTTAGAAGCCAACTTAATTAAGCAGCACCAGCCATACTTTAATGTGCTGCTCAAAGATGATAAAAAATATCCATATCTCTGCATCACTTGGTCAGAAGACTATCCCCGCATCTTCATCACACGCAAACGCCAACTAGGTAAAGAAAAAGATAAATTCTACGGGCCTTATACAGATACAGGTTTATTAAGAGAAATTCTCCGCATTAGTAAGCGCATCTTTTCCCTGCGACAACGACCACAACCATTATTTAAAGACCGCCCCTGTTTAAATTATGATATGGGGCGTTGTCCCGGTGTCTGTCAACAATTAATTTCACCAGAAGAATACCGCAAAACTGTGCAGAAAGTGGCGATGGTATTCCAAGGTAGAACTCAAGAATTGATTGATATTTTGACAGAACAAATGCAAAAAGCCGCAGAGGCGCTGAATTTTGAATCGGCGGCGCGAATACGTGATCAAATTTCTGGGTTAAAATCTCTGACGGCAGATCAAAAAGTATCTTTACCAGATGATACAGTTTCGCGGGATGCCATAGCGTTAGCGGCAGATACACAACACGCCTGCATTCAATTATTTCAAATTCGCGCTGGACAATTAGTCGGACGTTTAGCCTTTGTTGCTGATGCACAAGCTGAACCAGGTGCAATTTTACAACGCGTTTTAGAAGAACATTACCAAACTGCTGATGCGGTAGAAATTCCCGCCGAGATTTTGGTACAACATGATTTACCTGACGCGGAAATATTAGCAGATGTTTTAACGCAGCGTAAGGGTAGAAAAGTCACAATTTTCACCCCCCAGCGCCAAACTAAGGCAGAATTAATTGAGATGGTCGAGCGTAATGCCCAATACGAATTACAAAGAATGCAAAAATTGGGCGCTCGCAATAATCAAGCCATGCAAGATTTAGCTGATGTTCTCGATTTACCAGATTTACCCCACCGCATTGAAGGTTACGACATTTCCCATATTCAAGGTTCTAATGCTGTTGCTTCTCAAGTAGTATTTATTGATGGTTTACCGGGTAAGCAACATTATCGCCATTACAAAATCAAAAATCCCACCGTCACAATCGGACATTCCGATGATTTTGCCAGTTTAGCTGAAGTCATTCAACGGCGATTTCGTAAATATAGCGAAGATACCCAACTACAACGCGCTGGCAATCCTGACTGGCCTGATTTAATTATGATTGATGGCGGTAAAGGTCAGCTATCATCTGTTGTCACTGTGTTGCAAGAGATGAATTTGTTAGAAGACTTGCGAGTTGTGAGTTTGGCAAAACAGCGCGAAGAGATTTTTTTACCGGGAGAGTCACAACCCTTACCAACCGATGCAGAACAACCAGGAGTACAGTTACTAAGACGGTTGCGGGATGAAGCCCATCGCTTTGCTGTGAGTTTCCATCGGCAACAACGCAGTGATAAACTGAGGCGATCGCGTTTAGACGAAATCCCCGGCTTAGGACATCATCGCCAAAAGCAACTATTAGGGCATTTTCGCTCAGTCGATTATATCCGCCAAGCTACACCCGCACAACTCGCCGAAGTTGCGGGAATTGGGACAAGACTAGCGCAGGAAATTTACGATTACTTTCATCCTGCTTGAAAAATTAAACAGCAATATTTCTAAAAAAAAGCATGGTATTAATTAACTAATACCATGCCTATCAAATTATCTTGGAAATCTAACGAGCCATTCCATGAGCAGTAGCAGCATCAATTGGCTTCATCAAGTACAACTTCAAGAAGTGCCAACCATTGGAGATGTATAATGGCAACTTCTGGAAGATTTGCAGGAATTTGGGTGTGTTAGAGTTAGCGATCGCACCCAATTTTTCGTTATTCTTGATACATAAATCCAGGCGATCGTAAAACTCTGGATTGTCTACATCCAACATTACCGGGAAGACTCTACCAGCGGTTTCATTGGTTTTCTTGATGACGTAAATATCGTATTCCCGTGCATCTAAACCAATAGAAGCGTAAAAGTCCTTGCGTTGGATGTCATTGAGATACATCGTCACAAACACAGACAACAAGAAGAACCGACTCCACAGTTTTGCTTTCCAATCATTCAGCATCTGTGGTTGCGCTCTCATGATGGCATCAAAGAAATCACCATGACGGTTTTCATCTTGACACCAATTTTCAAAGAACCGGAAAATTGGATAAATTCTATCTTCGGGATGCGCCTCTAAATGACGATAAATGGTGATATAACGCCAATAACCTATTTTTTCGGAAAGATAGGTGGCGTAGAAAATGAATTTGGGTTTGAAGAAAGTGTAATTGCGGCTCTTTGTCAAAAACCCTAAATCTAGAGACAAATTAAAGTCTGACATCGCTTTATTCAAAAAGCCAGCGTGACGTGCTTCATCCCGTGACATGAGGTTGAAACACTCAGCAAGGAGGGGACTTTTATCTTTTAAGCGGCGGCCTAATTCCTTATACAGCAAGAAGCCAGAAAATTCTGCTGTACAAGAACGCTCTAGAAATTCAATGAACAACTGGCGAGTTTCCCCGTCGATGTGATCCCAGGATTGTTCAAACTCGGCATCCCGAACAAAGTGATGGCGGTTATAGTCAGTGCGGAACTCTTCTAAGATGGCTTGTAACTCATCTTCATTTACAGAGATGTCCATCCGTGCCATCTCATCAAAATCGGTAGTATAAAACCGTGGTGTTAATAAGGTTTCTTTTGCCGGGACTTTTATCCCTGGCCGTATTTCTTCAAAGCCTGGTTTTTTGAGGGAATCTACCATGTCTTGATTGCCACGAGTGTATTATCTTGATTACGCCAGAGAACCAAAAGTAATGCTCTCATAAGGCGCAGCAAAGGACAATAATTAATTTGTATAAATTTCAGTCTACCAAGGGGCAGCGGAAAACTGGTATGTGAAACGTTAAGAGTTGCAACAATACTTCAAACTTTTTCTCTGCAAATTTGAACTATCGGCAATTATTTCATCGCTGTTGCTTTGGGACAGGCGTAAGCATTAGACTTTAAAGGATTATCAGCTGCCCCAGATACATCAGAAATGAGAGTAACTTCCCCGGCACCATTGAAGACCCAACCATTGGCAGGTACAATTGCCACGGTTTTGTTTACAGAAGGTGATTTCGTAGTTACGGGTTGATTTCGTCTAGCGATAATCTCTCTTCCGCGAGTATCTGACCACAGAACATCATTCCCCAGCACTTCATAAGGATTGTCAGGTAATCCACCACGTCCCGTCACAATAAATTGGCTATTGTCATTCTCGTCGTCTTTTGAACAATCAGCTGCCAGTAATGTTGAGCTATCAACAACTGTAGCAGGCAATTCACTTAAGCCTTGGATAGGATCAACTTCTGGGGTAGTAATAGTAACTTCTCCATTTACTCCCAGTTGAGAACTAGCAGTAATATCACTAAACCTTGTGTCTCTAAAACGTGGCGTAATCCCAAAAATGCTTTGCGCGGTAATATCTACTCTGCCACCCCTACCATTAAAAGCATTGGCGCTAATGTCGCTATTTTCACCAGAGACAGCAATTAAAAATATAGTGTTGATATTGATGTTTCCCCCATTACCCCCCGCGTTAGCAGTACCTGCATTGGCGGAAATACTACTACCATTTCGCAGTAATACAATATCTCTCACATTGAGATTAATATTTCCCCCTTCACCAGCAGTTGTCCCCGTTGTAATTGTGCCTTGCTCATTTAGTAGTAAAGAACGAGCATTTACTGTTATATCCCCAGCACTGGCGCGTTCACGACCTCGCACACGAGCAAATAAACCACTACTAGCACCGTCATTATTAATTGAGTCACTACCAAATTCTGCCAAACGCGCTGCAAAAGTAGGATCGCTACCAGCAATACTCACCCTATTTTTTGCTTCGATAGTAATGTTACCTGCATTCCCAATATTGGCAGCACTAGTCAGAATTTGACCACCATTATTTAAATCAACGGTATCGGCAATAATATTAATGTTGCCGCCAGTACCTGCACTACCACTACTGGCGCTCACTAATGCTCCATCTGTTATCTGCAAACTCCGAGTTGTAATGTCAATATTTCCCGCTTTACCAATCGCATTACCCACGGTGTCAGTAAATAAACCTGAAGTGTAAAATTTGAATTTTGGGTCTGGAGAAAATCCTACTAATTTGACCGAATCAGTAGCATTAATTTGAATGTTTCCACCATTTCTTGACCCAGTGGTTGCAGATGAAATTGCTGCACCATTAGTTAAAGTTAGGTTTCTAGTATTAATATCAATTAGTCCAGGACTAGCCATACCATCTACTGGAGTTCCAATAAAACTTCTGTTTTTTAAGAAGATATTTTGAGCCTTAATTATTATGTTGCCAGACACCCCTGTATTGAAGGCAGATGAGTCTAAGGAGGAGGCATCTAAAAAAATGTCTCTAGCTTGGATATTCAGAGTACTAGCATTGCCAGTACTCTCTTGAGTCGCAGTCGTGCTTATGGAACTGTTAGTTAACACAACAGAATTATTAGCTTTTATCAATACTCCATTTGTATTACCCTGTCCTGAAGAGATGGCAGTCAATCTACTATTCCCATTCGTACTACTTAAAGAAACCGAATCAGCCAAGATTTGAACACCATCTGTGTTGCCTATTGCACCACTATTAATATCACTACTAATGACACTGTTATTGCCAATAGAAACAGCACCACTCGCTTCTATCAAGATTCCACTAGTATTTCCTGTTCCATAGGTACTAGCACTCAATGTCGTATTATTCAATAATACTGACCCAGCTTGAATATGAATACCGTCAGTATTACCTGTGGCTGAAGAGAAAATATTGCCCACATCACTATTAATGAAACTATCATTCAAAAACAGTAATCTAGCTTTGATATCAATACCGCCAGTATTACCTGTGGCTGAAGTAAAAAAGCCTCCAAGATTATTGGTTATGTTACTCTCTGTAATATTTATCCTTTCTGTTGCATCAATGATGATATCTCCCGCCTGAGTTCCATTATCGGTCAGACCACCTGTTAGCTGACTACCTGTAATTTCTATATTTCTGCCATTGATTATCAAACTACCGCCACTATTAGAACTCACATTCACGTTGGCAGATCCGTTGATAATTGAAATATCGCCTCGCGTTAAGTTCTGGGGATAATTCAAACGCAGATTCTGATTATTTGTATTCAGTTCTACACTTCCTTGTCCGGTTACTGCTCCTAATTCAATTCTTCCACTTGGAGCAGATAAATGTCCACCCTCTATAGTGACACTACCACCTAATAATAATAAGCTTTGACCATTAGGAACTGATAGACCAATTACAGATGGTATGGATGGATTTTGATATGTAGATTTATTGGTAATAGATGAACCAATAATTTGGTTGAATAAAAAAGCCGAAGGATTGACTGTAAGCAATGCTGGATTATTGGGGACAGAAGCACTGAAAGAACCTTGATTGCCAAATGAGATCGCATTTGCTGTTGTAGCCACAAATGAGCCACCAACATTTAAACTAGCATTAGAGCCAAATAAGATTCCATAAGGATTCAGCAAAAATAAGTTTGGACTACCAATT
This window of the Nostoc sp. HK-01 genome carries:
- a CDS encoding hemagglutination activity domain protein: MKNYIFNSCLVSGIIWCCLTPINVTQAQIIPDTTIPKSSVVTPNNMTWEITAGTVAGNNLFHSFQKFSIPEMHTADFINPSANIQNILVRVTGGSRSDIFGTLKTSGIGSPNLFLLNPYGILFGSNASLNVGGSFVATTANAISFGNQGSFSASVPNNPALLTVNPSAFLFNQIIGSSITNKSTYQNPSIPSVIGLSVPNGQSLLLLGGSVTIEGGHLSAPSGRIELGAVTGQGSVELNTNNQNLRLNYPQNLTRGDISIINGSANVNVSSNSGGSLIINGRNIEITGSQLTGGLTDNGTQAGDIIIDATERINITESNITNNLGGFFTSATGNTGGIDIKARLLFLNDSFINSDVGNIFSSATGNTDGIHIQAGSVLLNNTTLSASTYGTGNTSGILIEASGAVSIGNNSVISSDINSGAIGNTDGVQILADSVSLSSTNGNSRLTAISSGQGNTNGVLIKANNSVVLTNSSISTTATQESTGNASTLNIQARDIFLDASSLDSSAFNTGVSGNIIIKAQNIFLKNRSFIGTPVDGMASPGLIDINTRNLTLTNGAAISSATTGSRNGGNIQINATDSVKLVGFSPDPKFKFYTSGLFTDTVGNAIGKAGNIDITTRSLQITDGALVSASSGSAGTGGNINIIADTVDLNNGGQILTSAANIGNAGNITIEAKNRVSIAGSDPTFAARLAEFGSDSINNDGASSGLFARVRGRERASAGDITVNARSLLLNEQGTITTGTTAGEGGNINLNVRDIVLLRNGSSISANAGTANAGGNGGNININTIFLIAVSGENSDISANAFNGRGGRVDITAQSIFGITPRFRDTRFSDITASSQLGVNGEVTITTPEVDPIQGLSELPATVVDSSTLLAADCSKDDENDNSQFIVTGRGGLPDNPYEVLGNDVLWSDTRGREIIARRNQPVTTKSPSVNKTVAIVPANGWVFNGAGEVTLISDVSGAADNPLKSNAYACPKATAMK
- a CDS encoding magnesium-protoporphyrin IX monomethyl ester aerobic oxidative cyclase, whose amino-acid sequence is MVDSLKKPGFEEIRPGIKVPAKETLLTPRFYTTDFDEMARMDISVNEDELQAILEEFRTDYNRHHFVRDAEFEQSWDHIDGETRQLFIEFLERSCTAEFSGFLLYKELGRRLKDKSPLLAECFNLMSRDEARHAGFLNKAMSDFNLSLDLGFLTKSRNYTFFKPKFIFYATYLSEKIGYWRYITIYRHLEAHPEDRIYPIFRFFENWCQDENRHGDFFDAIMRAQPQMLNDWKAKLWSRFFLLSVFVTMYLNDIQRKDFYASIGLDAREYDIYVIKKTNETAGRVFPVMLDVDNPEFYDRLDLCIKNNEKLGAIANSNTPKFLQIFQKLPLYISNGWHFLKLYLMKPIDAATAHGMAR
- the uvrC gene encoding excinuclease ABC subunit C, which produces MTTSAQILPLVKDPERLESRLAEIPPEPGVYFMRDGSDRIIYIGKSRKLRSRVRSYFREGYTKSERIATMARQVTEIEFIVTDTEAEALALEANLIKQHQPYFNVLLKDDKKYPYLCITWSEDYPRIFITRKRQLGKEKDKFYGPYTDTGLLREILRISKRIFSLRQRPQPLFKDRPCLNYDMGRCPGVCQQLISPEEYRKTVQKVAMVFQGRTQELIDILTEQMQKAAEALNFESAARIRDQISGLKSLTADQKVSLPDDTVSRDAIALAADTQHACIQLFQIRAGQLVGRLAFVADAQAEPGAILQRVLEEHYQTADAVEIPAEILVQHDLPDAEILADVLTQRKGRKVTIFTPQRQTKAELIEMVERNAQYELQRMQKLGARNNQAMQDLADVLDLPDLPHRIEGYDISHIQGSNAVASQVVFIDGLPGKQHYRHYKIKNPTVTIGHSDDFASLAEVIQRRFRKYSEDTQLQRAGNPDWPDLIMIDGGKGQLSSVVTVLQEMNLLEDLRVVSLAKQREEIFLPGESQPLPTDAEQPGVQLLRRLRDEAHRFAVSFHRQQRSDKLRRSRLDEIPGLGHHRQKQLLGHFRSVDYIRQATPAQLAEVAGIGTRLAQEIYDYFHPA